In Phycisphaerae bacterium RAS1, the genomic window CGATGGACATCTTCAGCGTGTCAGCCACGGTGACGCGTTCGGGTTTCATGTTCGCATTATACCACGGGCGTCTGCGTGGGCAGCGCAATCTCATCGTGTTTGCAACCGGCCGCCCGCACCGGCGTAGGGTGCGTTGGCGTCGCGCCGGCCCGCCGTCGGTAATCGAATCGCGTAATCGCAACGCCAACGCACCATTCGGCCGGCTACGCGGGGATGGTGCGTTCGCACCGCGTGCCGTTCCGGGCGTGTGAACGCGAACTGTCGCGGCCCGAACGCACCCTACGCTCTGCTCGGCTACTCGCCGACGAGGTCCCACGTGAGCGTCGCCGTGAAAGACTCGTAGGGCGGCGAGTCGGTGCACCCTGTCCACGAAGCGGCGCCGGCGAGATGGCCGCTGTCGGGCCCGATGGCGACGAACTTTGGCCCGGCGCACGCGGCGTCGAGCGGAAAGCCGACCTGGGGACGGGTTCCAACCGAGTTGTACGGACCTCCGGGCGCGCACGTGCCGTCAGTCAAAAAAGTAATGACAAGCACGAGCGCATATTCATCCGGCGAGGACTTGATGATGAGCTGGCCGATCTCAACGCGTTGTTCGAATCCTGCGCCCGCCTGGTTGCAGGTTACGCCGGGGGCTTCCGTACTGAAATTGGTGACATCCACGGAGGATGCCGCTGAATCGGCCGCGAACGTTGTGCCCGGCGCGAAGTCCGTGGCGCTCTCGACCGGATCAGCGAATTCAAGCATGCCCGACACGTCGCAGGTTCGGACGGCTCCCTGAACTTCGTCCCGCCAGGACAGTTGGAACGAACCTCGGTATTTCTGGAAGCGGCTGCCGGCTGCGTCGCCACCGGGCGGCAGGACCGTGATCGACACCGTCGCCGTGTTGCTCTCCGCGGCGCCGTCGCTCGCCTTGAACGTGAAACCATCCGGACCGCTGTAACCGGTCGCGGGCGTGTAGGTCTCGCCGGGCGGCGTGCCGGTCAGGGCGCCGTGTTGCGGCTGCGACACGACCGAATAGGTCAACGCTTGCGGGCTGCTGTCCGGATCGTCGGCTGTGAGCGTGATCGTCTTGGGCGAGTTGAATGCGACGGTGACCGACTGATCGTCGGCCTGGGGAGCGAGATTGCCGGAGGGCCCCGGGCACCCGGACACACACAAGCAAAACAGCCCGACGAAGACGAAAAACGTGTACGCGCGGTGATGGTTGGGCATGATCGAGCACCTCTCGATATTCCGATACCCCCGTCAAACCGGACTCCGGACCGATTCCAGAGCCAGTCGGTTGCCGACTTGCTTCCGTACCGCCTGCCCGGTTTCGTCGCCGGGTGAGGCCACAGCATTCTACCTCGCCGGGCGTTTGCCGCACCGGGTCACGTGCGCAATAGCTATTTCTACGCGACCGATGCGGACGGCCGGCGGATATGTCATGGGCGCCGGGCAAACACAGCGGAGGAGCTGCGACGGTTCTGCGAAGAAGTGCTGCCCGAAGAAGAGGGCGGAGTGCAGCCGGTGCGGTTCGTGCTCGAATCGACGACGAACTCGCGGGCGGTGCAACGGCAGATGCGGGCACGGCGGGATTCGAAGCGGTGATCAACCAGAACAACCGAACCGCCCGAGCCCAGCCCCAAACGGTGAATTCATGACGTCACGATGCGATAAGAACGACATAGCCAGTCCGCCAGGCAAGCAAGACGCTAATTCTTTCCGGAGTCTTCTTTAGCCTCCGCTCCCTCACGGTCGCGGCTCGGAAAGAGTTCTGATTCCGAGCCGCGCGCGTAAGCAAGCGGTTCTTCAGCCTCCGGCCCCTCACGGGCTTGGGGAGTTCTGGGCCCCGGACGCGCAACCTCCGCACCCTCGCGCCCGATAAAACCACAATCGCTCGTCGCATCCGAATCTGCATCCACAAAATACTCGACTTCACCGCTTTTCGTGAAGGATTTATGGGTGACTCGCCGATACAGCACAAAGAGCGATGGGCTGCCCGGGGCGCGCGCCTAACAGGGAGTAAGGCGCCGCCTTGGCGACAATCCGTAGACCCGACCAATCATGGAGGATCTTGTCGGGATGGGATGCGCCCTGGTTTTTCTAGGGAGAACGCTATGGTTCAGCTTGCTTCCATCTCGAATCCGCTGGTCGATCTGGCAGGGGTCGGCCGGCCGCTGTTGCGCGACGCTTCGACGCCGCGCTGTAACGCGCCGAAGCCCAGCGCTGATTCCGTTGAGCTTTCCGACGCAGCGCAGCGCTACACGCCCCCCGAGCCTGACGACCCCGCCGGGAACGCGCGCATCGCCGATATCCGCTCGAGAATCGCCGATGGCTCGCTGCTGAATGACGACGTCATGGACGTCGTCGTCGACCGCCTCTACAAGGACCTCTTCGGAGCACCGGCGGCACTGCATAACTGAGCGAAGTCAAAGGTCAGAAGTCAGAAGTCAGAAGTCAGAAGTCAGAAGTGAAGGCCGGCGAGCGTCCGTTTTCACTTCTGACTTCTGACTTCTTATTTCTGACTTGATTTTCCTGCCCACTTCCGCCGCGCCTTACGCTCTCACGCTATGGAGAGACGGCGCGGCCGCCGCAGCGGCCGGCCTCGACAGGTCGATTTGAGAGGCACGTCATCATGCGGCTAGTATGTGTGAAAATGCCACGCGAAGAATCGAGCCTTTCCCCCGAAGAACTTGAGGCGCTGTGCCAGGCGGCCGCCGGCGGCAACGCCGACGCGCTGGAGTCCCTGCTGGCCTACTACCGCCCGCGCCTGGTCAGCTTCCTGCAGCGCCGCGTCGAGCCGGAGTGGCACGGACGGATCGAAGCCGACGACGTGCTTCAGGAAGCCTACATCGACGTCTTCAGCAAGCTGCCCCAGTTTCAGTATGGCCGCCCCGACTCATTCTATATCTGGGTTTCGCGGATCGTGGACCACAAGTTCATCGATCACGTCCGGAAACTGCGATCGAAGAAACGCGACGTCCGCCGCGAGACGGCGTTCGCCGCGGCCGACTCCAAGCACCTGTCATTCCTGGACCGCTGCTTCCCCGATGAAACCACCCCCAGTCGCGTCATTCGCCGCGAGGAAGCGGCCGGCGCGCTGATGGCCTGCATCGCCCAGCTTTCGGCGGACTATCGCGAGGTCGTGATTCGCTATCACCTCAACGGCGAAGAGCTCGAAGCGATCGCCGCCGACCTGGGTCGCACGAGCGAAGCGGTGAGGCGGATGGCGTCGCGCGCCATCGAGCAGCTTCGCGGCTGCATGGGTCGCGCCTCGGCGTTTCTCAGCCGCGCGAGCTGACGCGCCGGCGCGTCCACGCGGCTGCCGTCTCCAGGAAGACGCTGGGCCGGGCTGCGTGGCGGGAAAAAAAATGAGGACCGGGCTGGCGCCCGGTCCTCCGCGTGTGCGGCGTGACGTTCAGTCCGCCGGATTACCCGCCGATGAGCAGGTTCGTCATCGGGTTGATGTCCAGCACGTTGACATCGCCGTCGCCGTTGATGTCGCCGTTGTCGATCGAGCAGTCGGGGAACTGGGCCGCGTAGCCGGCGGGATCGATGATCGCCAGCACGAAGGGGTTGATGTCCAGCACGTTCGCCGCGCCGTCGCAATTCATGTCGCCGAGCACCTGGGTGTACTCGTAGGCGCCGATATCCACGATCGGGGCCGTGCCGCTGCCGGTGTCGGGCGTGGCGAGGTCGTCGACGCGGCGCGGGTGGCCGGCCAAGTCCAGCGGGGTCGGCTCGCCGGTGTCGCCGTCGCCGTCCACGTCTCCGTGGTCCTGCGGGATGCTGTTGTTGCTGCCGCTGTCGATGCAGGGCGAGCCGAAGGAAAGCCGCAGGTCGTCGTCATCGTCGCCCAGGAAGTTGTTCGGGCCGTTGGGATCGATGAACTCAGGGTCGGCGCCGAAGTTGCCTGTGCCGCCCAGCGCGCCGCTCCAGCCCTGTACGTCGCAGTTGAAGACCGAGAGGAGGGTGCCGTCGCCGCTGCTGAGCTTGCCCATCTGCTCGGTTTCGACGCTGGTCGATGCGTTCGTGTCGGTGTTGCCCCAGGCGATCAGGTTTCGCAGGTAGACCAGCGAGCCGGAGTAACTGGCGATGCCGCCGGTGTTGGTCGCCGTGTTGCCGTAGACGGTGCAGTTGTAGCCGAAAAGGAAGGTCGTGTCGTTCGGATCGCCCCAGCAGAAGACTGCGCCGCCGTAAAACCCGTTGCTGCTGTTGGCGCTGAACACGGTGTTCATCATCGTGACGGAGCCGCCGAAGCAGTACAGGCCGCCGCCGCCGGTCGCGCCGCTGTTGCGCTGGAAGACCGAGTTATAGAGGAATACGCTGCCGCCGCGGTTGTCCATGCCGCCGCCGCGATCGGCGTCGCAGTAGCGGAAGCGGCAATTGACGACCGTCGCCGCGCAGCCGTCCGCAACGTGCAGGCCGCCGCCGACGCTGTCGGCGTCGTTGTTGTAGAAGTAGCAGTTCTCGAACCGCGGCCAGCCGCCGACGTCGACGGTGGCGCCGGCGCCCCAGTAGCCGAGGTTGCTGAAGATGGTGCAGTCGCGGATCACGATGTCAGAGTCGCGGATGTACAGCCCGCCGCCGGTGTAGTCCCAACCGTTGAAACTGTCGGCGTTGCCGCCGGTGATGCTGAAGCCGTCCAGCAGCGTGTTGCCGTCGCAGCCCCAGGCAGTGACGACGTGATAGCAGTTGTCGGCCGTGCCTGGCTGATCGATCGAGCCGCTGAGATAGGTGAAATTGGCGGCCGGGTTTCGCTGCCCGAGCATCGTCTCGGTTCCGCTGAACCCGCCGTAAATCTTCACGCCGCTGGGGACGTTAAACGTGTCTGCGCGGACGGGGTCCGGATCGGGATAGTAGGTTCCCGCCGCGACCCAGATTTCGCTCACCGATCCGCCGAGGGACGTGGCGGCGGCGAAGGCGTCCTCCAGTCGCGGGAAGGCGTTGGTCCAGTCGAGTCCCGTCGCCGCGCCCGCCGCGTTGCTCTTGACGTAAAGCCGCTCGGGCAGCTTTTCGACCTGAATGCCGTTGACATAGCCGCGGCCGTTGACGGCGGTGCCGTTGCTCACCGTGATGAAGACGCTGTCGTTGGAGTCGATCTGCATGATGTGCTTGCAGTGAGACACCGGGGTGAAGAGCGCGTTTCCGTTTCGCCCGCCGCCGACGTTGTAGGTCGTGCCGGCCACTGTCACTCTTGCGAAAGTCGTGGCGTCGCCCGGATCGTCGGCATAAACCCAGATGCGGTACCAGCCGGCCTGCAGGTGGTCGATGTCGAAGGTCATGCTGAGGTTGCTGCCGACGCTGGCGGTCTTCCAGCCGTCTTCCATCAGCTTCTCGCAGTCGCCGGTGTCCATGCCGTTGAACTGCGAGACGACGACTTCGCCGCCGGTGGCGATCGTGGCGGAGGTATTCACGCCGCTCAGGTTTTTCAGCCCGACCAGCGTGTCCGGCAGCGCGAAAATGTCATTCCAGTGGCCCGGCTGCGCGGCTGCCGCGCCGTAGGCACTGCTCGGAGCGCCGCCTCCGGCGCCGCCGGCGGCGTTGATATCGATGTTGATGGACTGACCGAAAGCGCTGCCGGCAAGCAGCGCGCCGCTAAGTAGCCCGAAGCGTTTCATGCGTGTCTCCGCTGAGTGCGTGTAAGAGCAAGCGGTCAGGGGTTCATCCTGGCTTGGACCGCTCAACAGCATCAGCAGGAGCCCCCGGCGCAAACCTTGGAGAAACCGGCGGGAATCGCTAACTTTTGCCCGCCGCCTCCTGTCACACACAGCGACGGGAAAATATCCGGCCATTCGGACCGAATCCCCCGTTGAACAGCCGCAATCTCGATGAACCACCGCGCCGACGGGTGTGCGCCCGCCCGGCAACGGTTTTGCACACGAATTTCGGAGGCTCCGCCGTGACTCTCACCTTCATCATGAACCGCGTCGTGCTGGCGCTGGTCAGCCTGT contains:
- the sigD_1 gene encoding ECF RNA polymerase sigma factor SigD, with the translated sequence MRLVCVKMPREESSLSPEELEALCQAAAGGNADALESLLAYYRPRLVSFLQRRVEPEWHGRIEADDVLQEAYIDVFSKLPQFQYGRPDSFYIWVSRIVDHKFIDHVRKLRSKKRDVRRETAFAAADSKHLSFLDRCFPDETTPSRVIRREEAAGALMACIAQLSADYREVVIRYHLNGEELEAIAADLGRTSEAVRRMASRAIEQLRGCMGRASAFLSRAS